A genomic stretch from Neomonachus schauinslandi chromosome 16, ASM220157v2, whole genome shotgun sequence includes:
- the C16H19orf12 gene encoding protein C19orf12 homolog isoform X2, with protein sequence MPIVVEDIMKLLCSISGERKMKAAVKHSGKGALVTGAVAFMGGLVGGPPGLAVGGAVGGLLGAWMTSGQFKPIPQIIMELPPAEQQKLFNEATAILRHLDWTDAVQLTTLVMGSEALKQQLLAMLVNYVTKELRAEVQYDD encoded by the exons ATGCCCATCGTGGTGGAAGACATCATGAAGCTGCTGTGCTCCATCTCTGGGGAGAGGAAAATGAAGGCGGCCGTCAAGCACTCTGGGAAGGGCGCCCTGGTCACAGGGGCTGTGGCCTTCATGGGTGGTCTGGTCGGAGGCCCACCCGGACTAGCTGTTG GGGGGGCTGTCGGGGGTCTACTAGGTGCATGGATGACAAGCGGACAATTTAAGCCGATTCCTCAGATCATAATGGAGCTGCCGCCCGCTGAGCAGCAAAAGCTCTTTAATGAAGCCACCGCCATCCTCAGGCACCTGGACTGGACGGACGCCGTGCAGCTGACCACGCTGGTCATGGGCAGCGAGGCCCTGAAGCAGCAGCTGCTGGCCATGCTGGTGAACTACGTCACCAAGGAGCTCCGGGCCGAAGTTCAGTATGATGACTAG
- the C16H19orf12 gene encoding protein C19orf12 homolog isoform X1, which translates to MLPLRLAKMPIVVEDIMKLLCSISGERKMKAAVKHSGKGALVTGAVAFMGGLVGGPPGLAVGGAVGGLLGAWMTSGQFKPIPQIIMELPPAEQQKLFNEATAILRHLDWTDAVQLTTLVMGSEALKQQLLAMLVNYVTKELRAEVQYDD; encoded by the exons ATGCTTCCTTTGAGGCTCGCCAAGATGCCCATCGTGGTGGAAGACATCATGAAGCTGCTGTGCTCCATCTCTGGGGAGAGGAAAATGAAGGCGGCCGTCAAGCACTCTGGGAAGGGCGCCCTGGTCACAGGGGCTGTGGCCTTCATGGGTGGTCTGGTCGGAGGCCCACCCGGACTAGCTGTTG GGGGGGCTGTCGGGGGTCTACTAGGTGCATGGATGACAAGCGGACAATTTAAGCCGATTCCTCAGATCATAATGGAGCTGCCGCCCGCTGAGCAGCAAAAGCTCTTTAATGAAGCCACCGCCATCCTCAGGCACCTGGACTGGACGGACGCCGTGCAGCTGACCACGCTGGTCATGGGCAGCGAGGCCCTGAAGCAGCAGCTGCTGGCCATGCTGGTGAACTACGTCACCAAGGAGCTCCGGGCCGAAGTTCAGTATGATGACTAG